One genomic segment of Mesoterricola silvestris includes these proteins:
- a CDS encoding DegT/DnrJ/EryC1/StrS family aminotransferase, translating into MSFRFPLATTSWGTEEIDAMHRVIDSGMYTMGPNVKACEKAFAQAMGSRSCVMVNSGSSANLLMIAALFYTKDPLLKLKAGDEIIVPAVSWSTTYYPLHQYGLKLKFVDIDLETLNLDHSALERALTDRTRAILAVNLLGNPNDFNKIQQLIAGRDILLLEDNCESMGARFQGRMAGTFGLMGTYSSFFSHHISTMEGGFVVTDNEELDQILRCLRAHGWTRDLPKSNLVCGDKGEDPFEESYRFVLPGYNFRPLEMEGALGIEQIRRLPSIVAERRKNAALFQAKMESHPDLMIQRETGESSWFGFSLVIRPGRALTRKALVKRLNELGFECRPIVAGNFAKNEVVKFFNAEVASPLRNAEHIDQFGLFIGNHHFPIAEAFEQLGRV; encoded by the coding sequence ATGAGCTTTCGCTTCCCTCTGGCAACGACGTCCTGGGGCACGGAGGAGATAGACGCGATGCACCGCGTCATCGATTCCGGAATGTACACAATGGGTCCGAACGTCAAGGCCTGCGAGAAGGCATTTGCCCAGGCGATGGGCAGCCGCTCTTGCGTAATGGTGAATTCTGGTTCTTCTGCGAACCTCTTGATGATTGCGGCACTGTTTTACACAAAGGACCCTTTGCTCAAATTAAAGGCGGGGGATGAGATCATTGTTCCCGCCGTTTCCTGGAGCACAACCTACTATCCACTTCATCAGTACGGCCTGAAGTTGAAATTTGTAGATATCGACCTTGAAACGCTGAATCTCGACCACTCGGCCCTTGAGAGGGCGCTCACGGACCGCACGCGGGCGATCCTTGCCGTCAATCTTTTGGGTAACCCCAATGATTTTAATAAAATACAGCAGCTTATCGCAGGACGGGATATCCTGTTGCTCGAAGACAACTGCGAGTCGATGGGAGCCCGATTCCAGGGCCGCATGGCGGGGACCTTCGGTCTGATGGGAACCTACAGCTCCTTCTTCAGTCATCACATCTCGACGATGGAGGGCGGGTTCGTGGTGACTGACAACGAGGAACTCGACCAAATTCTTCGCTGCCTACGGGCCCATGGCTGGACCCGGGATTTGCCTAAGTCCAACCTTGTCTGTGGGGACAAGGGAGAAGATCCCTTCGAAGAGTCCTATCGCTTTGTTCTGCCAGGCTATAACTTCCGGCCCCTGGAAATGGAGGGCGCTTTGGGCATCGAGCAGATTCGGCGCCTGCCTTCGATTGTTGCCGAGCGCCGCAAGAACGCGGCTCTCTTCCAGGCCAAGATGGAAAGCCATCCGGACCTCATGATTCAACGGGAAACCGGAGAGAGCAGCTGGTTCGGGTTCAGCCTCGTCATCCGCCCAGGGCGAGCCCTCACCCGAAAAGCACTGGTTAAAAGGCTTAACGAATTGGGCTTTGAATGCCGCCCCATTGTCGCCGGCAATTTCGCTAAGAATGAAGTGGTTAAATTCTTCAATGCGGAAGTGGCCAGTCCGCTTCGCAACGCCGAGCACATCGACCAGTTTGGGCTTTTCATTGGGAATCACCACTTCCCGATTGCGGAAGCGTTTGAGCAACTTGGTAGGGTCTAA
- a CDS encoding glycosyltransferase yields MAYALGYQALGHSVAFLLHPSYKLFKELAETAPILEAEGPGAIDLRSFDLALFYNMAPNNATLARRMKGCGLKVAYVYHEPWESIPTYLRTEGPYSTLKLTLAHRFSVDLLKLSDLVILSSKRAMELYHQGDVRYNHHVEYIPLLLTDECPKGELPERRFVSYIGTICPGHAFDAFVRFMEFAADQDSSLTFLLASRSPTPTSTAFKRALRKLGNRLRVQCGRPLTNEEINNLYLQSVCTWNLYKRTTQSGVLPRAQMLGAPSLASPVGSLPEFMRDGQEGIFVKDPSPMAIMEAASKIRENQDQFSANCRSNFLNTFHFQANLERIRQTL; encoded by the coding sequence ATGGCCTATGCCCTGGGTTATCAAGCATTGGGGCATTCCGTAGCGTTCCTGCTGCATCCGTCTTACAAACTCTTCAAGGAACTGGCCGAGACAGCACCGATCCTTGAGGCCGAGGGTCCGGGCGCAATCGATCTGAGGTCATTCGATCTAGCGCTCTTCTATAACATGGCCCCGAACAATGCCACCTTGGCGCGGCGAATGAAGGGCTGTGGCCTAAAAGTGGCCTACGTCTATCATGAACCTTGGGAATCCATTCCCACCTATCTGCGAACCGAAGGTCCCTACTCCACCCTAAAGCTGACCCTAGCCCACAGGTTCTCAGTGGACCTCCTCAAACTGTCGGACCTGGTCATTCTCTCATCAAAGCGGGCGATGGAACTCTATCACCAGGGCGACGTTCGGTACAACCACCACGTAGAGTATATTCCGCTTCTACTCACGGATGAGTGCCCCAAGGGGGAACTACCGGAGCGCCGCTTTGTGAGCTACATCGGCACCATTTGCCCGGGGCATGCCTTTGACGCCTTCGTTCGTTTCATGGAATTCGCGGCGGACCAGGATTCCTCCCTTACCTTCCTTCTCGCTTCACGTTCCCCGACGCCGACCTCAACGGCCTTCAAACGAGCTCTGCGAAAGCTCGGAAACCGCCTCCGGGTTCAGTGCGGGCGTCCGCTCACCAACGAGGAAATCAACAATCTATACCTTCAGAGCGTCTGCACCTGGAATCTCTATAAACGCACAACCCAGAGCGGCGTACTACCGCGGGCCCAAATGCTGGGCGCACCAAGCTTAGCATCACCTGTTGGCTCGCTTCCCGAATTCATGCGCGACGGCCAGGAAGGGATCTTCGTGAAGGACCCCTCCCCCATGGCCATCATGGAGGCCGCCAGCAAGATCCGAGAAAACCAAGACCAATTCTCGGCAAATTGCCGGTCAAATTTCCTCAACACCTTTCACTTCCAAGCAAACCTAGAGAGAATCCGGCAGACCCTGTAG
- a CDS encoding class I SAM-dependent methyltransferase produces the protein MTHIKGMRASFRDPAGKLIRHDNKIIRWIAPESEDAFRLIESSSEIKGFISRNSIIPYDRVDGDLSLNFAGIGKGGVWVEHPRIAFPTYPEEWTFGMLKAAASLSLELADAILADGLELKDCTPYNVLFRGAEPTFVDLLSFTPFTGRSVWGAYGQCLRTFMLPLWLCKDFGLRLDRLFLCEREGISPEEAGRLVGLGRKLLPPYLYWLAIPGLLAKFLPAIRESSLEVEVSKRLHRMRIRSLVQALSSCRRHQGSSNWTEYTADRNYGDSDLAGKLAMVCAALDGLGPNDVVLDVGANTGEFSVLAAQRGMQVVSLDSDEQSLDLLWEKARTHGYNILPLVMNIARPTPATGWKGEEQISFMDRASGAFDLILALAVIHHLRFTEGVPLALQVDLFSTLTKGRLLVEWVGTKDERVVELIRRFGYLPADYTKAQFEAALEDKFQVLSHEQVGQTDRWIYLCEKR, from the coding sequence ATGACTCATATCAAGGGAATGAGGGCTTCCTTTCGAGATCCTGCCGGGAAATTAATTCGGCACGATAATAAGATAATTAGGTGGATTGCTCCAGAATCAGAAGATGCCTTCCGTCTAATTGAATCTTCCAGTGAAATTAAAGGCTTTATTAGTCGAAATTCGATTATTCCATATGATCGAGTAGATGGCGATCTAAGTTTAAATTTTGCGGGGATTGGTAAGGGAGGAGTATGGGTTGAGCACCCGCGAATTGCATTTCCCACCTACCCGGAAGAGTGGACGTTCGGCATGTTAAAGGCTGCGGCGTCCCTCAGTTTGGAATTAGCGGACGCCATCCTGGCTGATGGATTAGAACTAAAAGACTGCACCCCCTACAACGTCCTATTCCGGGGGGCTGAACCTACTTTCGTTGATCTCCTCTCCTTCACTCCATTCACCGGAAGATCAGTATGGGGGGCCTATGGGCAGTGCCTCCGGACGTTCATGCTTCCGCTCTGGCTATGCAAGGATTTTGGCTTGCGTCTTGACCGACTCTTCCTGTGTGAAAGAGAAGGTATAAGCCCGGAGGAGGCAGGCCGTTTGGTGGGACTGGGTCGAAAACTCCTTCCACCCTACCTTTACTGGCTTGCAATTCCGGGGCTTCTTGCGAAATTCCTTCCGGCAATACGCGAATCCTCTCTGGAAGTAGAGGTCTCAAAACGCCTCCATCGGATGAGGATCCGATCTCTGGTACAGGCACTGAGTTCCTGCCGGAGGCATCAAGGCTCGTCCAACTGGACGGAATATACGGCCGATCGTAATTACGGCGATTCGGACCTCGCGGGCAAATTGGCTATGGTTTGCGCTGCGTTGGATGGGCTTGGCCCAAACGATGTTGTATTGGACGTCGGCGCGAATACGGGAGAATTTTCCGTGCTGGCCGCCCAGCGGGGGATGCAGGTGGTCTCCCTTGATTCCGACGAGCAATCTTTGGACCTCCTTTGGGAAAAGGCAAGGACCCATGGGTATAATATCCTTCCCCTTGTGATGAATATTGCTCGTCCAACGCCTGCCACAGGGTGGAAGGGTGAAGAACAAATTTCCTTCATGGACCGCGCCTCGGGGGCCTTTGACCTGATTTTGGCCTTGGCCGTAATCCATCATCTTCGATTCACAGAGGGGGTGCCGCTTGCCCTGCAGGTTGACCTATTCTCTACGCTCACCAAAGGACGGCTATTGGTGGAATGGGTGGGCACAAAAGATGAAAGAGTTGTGGAATTGATTAGGCGTTTTGGGTATCTCCCCGCAGATTATACTAAGGCCCAGTTCGAAGCCGCGCTGGAAGACAAATTTCAAGTGCTGAGTCATGAACAAGTCGGTCAGACAGACCGGTGGATATACTTATGCGAGAAACGCTAA